The Paraburkholderia sp. PREW-6R genomic interval CAAAACAGAGCCAGTGGTGCATTTGAACCGCTGGCCCAAATAACGAACGCAAACCTCATGAAGAAGACTACTGCGGCACTGGGCGTCGCCCTGCTCGCCCTTTCGGCTCAATCCGCTTTCGCACAAAGCTCGGTGACCCTTTATGGCCTCGTCGACACGAGCGTGCGCTACCTGACTCATGCCAATTCGAATAACGACAGTCAGGTTTCGATGGGTGAAGGCGTTGAGACGCCAAGTCGCTTCGGCTTGAAAGGCAGCGAAGATCTGGGCGGCGGAACGTCGGCGGTATTCAAACTCGAGAACCAGTTTCAGCTCTGGTCCGGCAAGCTGGACAACGGCAACAATACGCTTTTCCAGCGTAACGCTTACGTGGGTTTGTCGAATAACCAGTACGGTACGCTCACATTCGGCCGCCAGCAAACGCCTTTTTTCGATGTGATGGGCAATACGTATGACCCACTGACAGTCGGTGACTTCTGGCAGGATAGCTGGGTCTTCAACCCGGTCGGACCGTTCCTCTTCACCAACAATTCCGCGAAGTACACAGGCCAGTTCGGCGGTCTGCACGTGGAAGGCATGTATGGCTTCGGCGGCGTGGCGGGCAGCGTCGGCGAAAACAGCATGTACGGCGTGACCGTGCAATACGCGCTGGGCGACCTGATGGCCGACGCCGGCTTCCAGCAAAACGACGTATCGGGCAAAAAATTCAACATCGTGAACGTGAGCGCCGCCTACGCGATCACGCCCACGGTGAAGCTGCTCGCAGGCTGGCTGCATTCACAGGACAACACCGGACTCGCCGACGTGGACATGCAACAGTCCGGCACACCCACGCTTGCGCACGTGAGCCCGAACCGCATCGACGACAGTTTTTATGTCGGCTCGACCTGGCAGGTCATCTCGCCGTTGGCGCTGACGTTCGCCGGCTACTACGATCATGCGCGTAACGCCGCACGACTCGACGGTTCGCTCGGCGCTGGCGTCAATTACTCGGCGACCGTGCTTGCCGAGTACTCGCTGTCAAAGCGCACAGAAGTTTACGGCACGGTCGACTTCACGCGCGGCACGGGTTCGTTCCTCGCGGACTACCCTGGCCGCAACAATCAGACCGGCGTGGCGATCGGTATCCGCAACATCTTCTGATTGAGCGGGACGCAGGTTCCTTTGGCCATTCCAGCATCAGACCGCTCGGACCGTGAGGCCCGGGCGGTCTGGTCGAACAGGTCCCACTGCGGCTCTGCAGTCGCACCGCTGCGTCTATGCGACGCAAACCGGACACCTGTTTATTGAGCGCCAGACGCTGCGGTATCCGCGGCTCCCTTCGCGTGCGGATCGTTTTGCGGCATCCGTGTGGGCGCTTTAGTCGTGCTCATCCCTTTGGACGTCGAGTTTGACTTCGTCGTCCCACCGGCATTGGGCGTACTCATGCCGGTGCCGCCCTGACCACCGCCGGCACTGCCGCCGCCTCCACTACCGCCTGCGCCTGCACCGCCGCCCCCACCTCCGCCGGCACCTTGAGCCATCGCGGAGCCTGCGAAAGCCATCACCAATGCAGAAATCAGTACAGATTTCGTTGCTAACTTCATGTCCGTCTCCCTGAGTATGATTGAGCGCCATCGCCGATTGACGTGAAAGCGTGGCAGAAGCCCCGTTCGCCATTCGATCCAGGATACGCATCC includes:
- a CDS encoding porin translates to MKKTTAALGVALLALSAQSAFAQSSVTLYGLVDTSVRYLTHANSNNDSQVSMGEGVETPSRFGLKGSEDLGGGTSAVFKLENQFQLWSGKLDNGNNTLFQRNAYVGLSNNQYGTLTFGRQQTPFFDVMGNTYDPLTVGDFWQDSWVFNPVGPFLFTNNSAKYTGQFGGLHVEGMYGFGGVAGSVGENSMYGVTVQYALGDLMADAGFQQNDVSGKKFNIVNVSAAYAITPTVKLLAGWLHSQDNTGLADVDMQQSGTPTLAHVSPNRIDDSFYVGSTWQVISPLALTFAGYYDHARNAARLDGSLGAGVNYSATVLAEYSLSKRTEVYGTVDFTRGTGSFLADYPGRNNQTGVAIGIRNIF